The following nucleotide sequence is from Zingiber officinale cultivar Zhangliang chromosome 10A, Zo_v1.1, whole genome shotgun sequence.
agggaggtaaatcaaaAATTATTCTcttcatgtggcaaaaggcgattcgctcgccctcagcgccccccccccccccccacacaaCCCGTTCCTAGGCCAATACggatgaggtaaatcacgggtggaaAATTATTCTcttcatgtggcaaaaggtgattcgctcgcccccagcgagATCAAATCTTCTGTCTCGAAACTCTCCCTGTCCCTCTGTCCCACGCAGAAAACGACACCCGACTCGTGAGAAACACGTGACGAAGGCGGAAACCAAAAGAGCAACCGATCCGCTGGACCGAttaggacatatcctgatcggtctgggaggcttctgatcggGCTGTgaaccgatcagcctataggtggatcggtccacagaccgatcagaagcctcccagaccgatcaggatatgtcctgatcggtccagcggatcggtctactgaccgatccacAGGCAACAGGCGAATCACTCTTTTGGTTTCCGCCTTCGTCACGTGTTTCTCATGAGTCGGGTGTCGTTTTCTACGTGGGACAGAGGGACAGGGAGAGTTTCGGGACAGAAGATTTGatctcgcccccagcgccctcgccaacccgtccttaggccaacacagaggaggtaaatcacgggtggctactagccattagtgcaaatggccaagacatgagggaggttatgctcggtcatgccgagttttgtttaaaattattctcttcatgtggcaaaaaggcgattcgctcgcccccaacgcccccgccaacctgtccctaggccaacacggaagaggtaaatcacgggtggctactagccattagtgcaaatgaccaagacatgggggaggttatgctcggtcacgccgagtttcgaccccaagacctcatgtggcaacaccccatgccttaaccatcgcaccgcctcGAGGAGACAAAAAATGTAGTGGTaaagatatttaattatcttcCCGATATTTATACTTCGATGCTGACCATATTTGCTTCTTCATTTACCTGATGACTGTCCCCGGGGTCATGGTGCCGCGGTAGGACATTCAGATTGTTTCTTAGACACCCGCGGTTCGAACCCCAGTTACggcgtatttgtaggaattttttcctccaaatggggggcgtaatcaaaggatgctgggcttctgggtTGGCCACCACGTGCACTTCCTGATTTACCCTGATGACCGGTAAAAAATTTCCGTGAGACCAGATCGATCATCCTCAGATATAGTCATTCAGGTTATTTGGGattattttttttcccatttaGCTGATGACTGATGACTATTGGAAAATTGCTGTGAAGTTAATCAGTCATCCAAACTCGACATTCtttgtttgattaattatttttttatctcaaAATTTATTGGATAGATTATTCATGTAGATATTAACTAGGGTAAAGAAATTATGAATGAAGTGCTATATGATTTGGCTATTCGATTAGTTTGATTACATTTCAGTAATTTGCCAAATTATAAATGAAGTGCTAATCTATGTTGCGTTGGTTTTGGATGAGAGCAGGAGTCCCGATTCCCACGTGGCAGTTGCTTGTTGATGGAAAAACAAAAGGGACGATGATTGGTCTGGGAACACTTACCCGTCCGTTTACTCCCTGGGGACCTACTGGAACTAGTGTACCCGGTTTAATGATGTTGGATCCACCGTCAATCCTTAAAGCGGACGGTTGATGAATCGTCATCGCATAGGAAATTGTATGCGCCACTCTTCCGGGAGGGCCTCGCGATCGCCGCAAGACGCGTGGCCGGTTGGAGACCGTCAGGATAATTGGTTAGCAGATCTGACTCGTCGATCGCGTGTTGTGGATCTTGAAGCTTCGGTCGGAAGCTAGGAGCGCTATAAACTCGGATGGAAGACGGCTGCGATGATGACTATTCGCAGCTTGTTTCCGccgtctctctctctcctctctctctctctctgcacCCTCCAATCTCATCTGTCGACGGCCTGAGGACCGCCGGACGCGTTCAGTGCGTCAGCTGTGGAACTCTTGTTGAATTTTAGATTCTAAATCATCAGgcaaaaagattttattttttgcccTTTCAAGGGGAAAAAATGGATTTCTCATGCTCGACGCTTCTCTTGCGAATTTGTGGGAGTTCAGGGTGGAATATATTTAATTTCCTGTTGCTTCTCCAAGTTATTTGATTTCTTGGACTTTGCTGAAAGGTTTATTGTGATTCACAAGTATATTTCTTCTGATTGATATTGTTTTGTGACCTTCATTTCTTTGGAGTGATGATTGTGATTGCTTTCGTCGGGGAAGTTCGAATGAAAGCTAATATTTTTCGTATATTATTTGCTGAACATACGATTGACTTTGTTAGAAAGGACGAGTTTGATCTGTTTTAGGAAAGTTATTATTTTGGCCAGTGGATTTGATGGTATGAAGTTCTTTCGGCAGATTCGTGGGATATTCTTATCTCAGTCATTTAGTGTGAGATCGTTTTGAGAATAAGATTAGTGGTGTGACTCCAAGAAGTCAGTGTTTTCTTGCCGGAGGATAAATACTATGGCTTTCGCACGTTTCTCTATCTGGATTTGGGGCAGGAAGGATCATGAATCCGCCAATTCGACACTCGTACCTCCTGAATTCCCTTCAGGATTCAAGGAAGCAGCGGATTACTCTAATGTACACAGGACAAGGTCAAACTGGAGAAGAAATAAGAAAAACTTGCAAAACCGCAAGGAAAGGCGGATAGACAAGGAGTACGACATCGTTCTTGTGCCCTCAGATGGTGGATGCATATCTGGGTCGGAGTCTGATGATTCTGATTGGTCTATTGGGTGGTCGGAACCTCATGGCCCTGAATTTGAGAGCGATTCAGAAGCAGAGAAAAGCTTCGCAGTTTTGGTGCGGTGTTATGGTCGTGGACGCAATGAGCAGGCAAAAAACTCCAGAACTCATGTCCTGGGAGCAGTCAGTCATATGGATGATGATCTATCaggtaagaaaaaaaattagttttgtCTTCTTTGCTATATATGTATCTTTTGTATATGTAGCTTAAAGTAGTCTGCAGGTTTGAGATTCAATCTCCTTGCATCCGTTTGCGTTTCATCTACTCACCAAACTTTTATTTTACCTTTTTGACGCATTATGACTGATTGTTTCAATTTTCCTTTGTACCACATTATGTTCGCCATTTTATTGTACTTTCCCTAAATTATGTTAATTCTGAAAGCCAAACATGCAACTGTTGGTATATCTTTAGTTACAGCTTGATATAATATGGCAAGAAGAAgaggatttattttttttcttttattgaaAGGACTGCCATAAGGTCCTTTATTAAATAAGCAAAAATGACATTGCATTTCCATCAGGAAGACTGCCAGAGAAATATAGTATGCCATGCAGGAAACTAAGCCGCATATTGAAATGCATATGAGCATAATTCTTCCTCATGGCTTTCTTTTGCTAAAACATCAACTATGTAATTCCCTTCCATGCTTTAATGAACTATATGCACCTATTAGTCCCCCGCCAAAATTTTAGGCAGCCACTCCCCTGAATTTTTGCAGGCTTCTGATGCCTCCAGGTTGTCATTTATCTGTTTCTACTTGGGTCTTTCCAACTCCTTCCCAGGATAAATTCATACTTTTAATTGCATGATGCTCAGTTTCCAGGATGAAAGTGGGACTGACACAATGCATGATAAATCACTTTGATAGTTTAAATGCATGATAAATCACTTTGATAGTTTAACTCTTTGTTGGAGCTACACCTATCAAATTACTCTCTGATAATTGTATTTGTTTCGTTTCATTTTTTCTTGTAATCTCATATATCCATTTCAGAGACTTTTGTTTTTTGTATTCTTTGTTTCTTAACCATCTAATGTTCTAGCTCATAAAGATGTCAGCTCGTTCCCTACATGATTTTATAAGATTTTTCTTTTAGCTCAAGGAATGTAAGTGTACTTTGAATGcaattgtgattgttgcatatgtacCTTGACTATAAGATGGCTATTTTCAACTCTATCACCGTATAGTTTAGTATGCTGATCATTTTTATCTTCTTATGTTTGGATATGTATTATTGTACTCTTGAAAATGTCATAGTTTGGTTCACTTGTATAACTCTCCTAGCTTACTAGTGTTATTGGATGATTTGACCAACCAAAGGTCCTAATTAAGATTGGTTTGGTAGTATTTCCAAGGTTTTAGCTTGATTTTCTCAAATCCCTTGTtggctttaattttttttgtcgAAGTTGGGGTCTTGAGTTTGTTTATATACTACAAATAACCTTGTGAATACTCATATTCATGTTGTAACACAATAGTTTAGTCTTATATGGTAAGTTGTGGCCTAATGAAGAAACTTGATGAGCTAATTAGATGAGTGAGTGAACTATTAGTAACTTGAACTTAAACATTTCAGATAGTTGTTAGGCTCAACATCCAATTGTATCATTTAAGCAGTTGGGACACATGTGCATGTAGTCTAGACAGTTTAGGAGCATTGGTATTCACTCATGAGTTTGACAGAGGGCCAGACTACCCATTTTTTCAATTGAGAAAATAGTGGTATTCATAGATCCTCCTCTTTGTTACTCTATAGATGtagaaaattaaatttgtttTCCCTGGTCATTATTCTTTGCTTTGCTAGATAAATGTGTATCAATACTTGCAGCTTTCTTGAAAGAGTGCCTTGTCCTCTCAAAATATTCTACTACTCTCGTGAATAGCTGTTACTCGCTATTCAAATAGAAGGCTTGTTGTATATATGTACTTGATCTTGGTTGAAGTTTGCTTGAAAACGAGCATAATTCTTTTCCTTCCCACTAGTTATTGAAATTTGCTTTCTGGCAGCAACTTCCTTTCCTTCCCTTGGATTTATACACGAAAGTTTCTTGAATAATATTCCATGTGCTATTTATTgacttgcttttacttttattGGTGCAGATGGTAATAAGCGTATGGAGGAATGGCTTTCTTCTCTTTGAAGCATCTGACTGAATACTAATTGACAACTTGACCTAATGAGGTGTGAGAATAAacttacaaaaagaaaaaaaaatgcatatgaCAAAATTTTTAATGAGTAATAAAATTATGAAGCAATGGCGTTGTCTTGGTGCATAAGTTACCGCTGGATAACATTTGCTTGGTGATATCTTGGAAGCTAACTGTTTCTTACAAATTCAAGGAAGGTTATTGAGAAGTTTATTTGGTCTTGCGGCTTTACAACCTTCTGAAGGCTGAAAATTCTCTGGGGCAATGGGCAAAGTTAATAATTGTACAGTGCGGCTGGTTAACATTGTTCCGTGCCATATTGAAACGGAATGTGATTTTTACAATGGATAAGGCAATTAGAGAAGTTAATATATGGGTCATGACCTTCCGGATGTTCAAACTATTTTGTAGGgaatggttcttattatttcattatttttttttctgtaaATATCACCTTATTTTCGCCATTGCCTGATGTACATATTCTTGTAAATAACGTGAACACAATGTAAATATGGCACTATCGTTAAGAGATTTTGTTGTAAATATTATGCTTT
It contains:
- the LOC122027511 gene encoding uncharacterized protein LOC122027511, translating into MAFARFSIWIWGRKDHESANSTLVPPEFPSGFKEAADYSNVHRTRSNWRRNKKNLQNRKERRIDKEYDIVLVPSDGGCISGSESDDSDWSIGWSEPHGPEFESDSEAEKSFAVLVRCYGRGRNEQAKNSRTHVLGAVSHMDDDLSDGNKRMEEWLSSL